The window CTGATCACTGTGCTTATTATGGAATTTGCTGAGGGAGAAAACCAGGCACAGACAGAGACCGAATCCGAAGATGAAGCGGCGGTCTCCCTGTCACAAGGCACAGGATTTCTCGGCTTCATCCCGGAAGCCGGGGCGGGTGGCAGTATATCAAATTCCTATTCAGGATCCGGATCGAATTCGCGGACTGGGTCACTTTCCGGGAAAATAACGGTGCGTATCGATTCTATCATGCCAGGTGGGACTTATTGGATCAGTGGTCAGCGTATTATTGACGTCAATAAAGAGAAGCAAATAATGCAGCTTCGGGAGATGGTTCGCCCACGGGATATCCAGCCGGATAATACGGTCTATTCGTATCTGGTCGCCGATGCGGAGATCACGTATGAAGGCCGTGGTGTTGTGGCAGCAGGCCATAAACCCGGTATAATTCGAAGAATACTTAACTGGTTATTTTAAAGATGATTAAGCGATTCATCTCAATAATTGCTTTAATGGTTTTCTCGGTTCAGATTATTGCGGCACCTTCACGTATTAAAGATGTCGCAAAGGTCGTAGGATTATCCGATTTGCAGGTCATTGGGTATGGTCTGGTTATTGGTCTTGACGGAACCGGGGATCGAAATCTGCAGACTGCCCGGATTGCAACCCAATCCCTTACCAATATGCTGGAACGATTTGGCCTGACTGTCTCTCCCGAGCAGCTGCGCTTGAGAAATGTGGCGGCAGTGATGGTCACAGCCAATGTACCACCATTTATTCAGCAGGGAACGCAAATCGATGCAACGGTATCGAGTATAGGTGATGCAACAAGTCTTGAGGGCGGAACACTGCTTATCACACCGCTCACTGCGCCGAACGGGAATGTCTACTCACAGGCACAGGGTCCTGTGACAGTTGGAGGTTTTTCCGTTGGATCAGGTATGGGGGATCGTGTGAAGAAAAATCATACGCTTGTGGGGCGCGTTGTCCGCGGTGCAACCATGCTGCGGGGACGCCGTGTAAATTATGTGAATAATAATTCCGTCTCATTGGCGATTAATGATCCCGATTTTTCCACGGCCTTGAACATTTCCGATAGGATTAATGCCTATTTCGAAGAAGCCGTCGCCGAACCTGTGGATCAAGCCACGATCCAGGTACAATTCCCTGAGGCCGGTGGTGATATCAACCCGGTTTCGTTTGTCGCAGTGTTGGAAACACTGGAAGTGGATGTGGATGCACCAGCCAGAGTCGTGATCAACGAACGAACCGGAACCATCGTTGTTGGGACCAATGTACGGTTGAGTGCTGCGGCAATTTCTCACGGGTCCATTACTATAGAAATACAGCAACGACCTCTCATTTCCCAGCCGGCACCGTTTAGTCCCCAGGGCCAAACAGCTGTGGTGCCCGATGCGCAAATCCAGGTCAATGAGGAGGGAGATGAGGACGAACCGGCGGTAAAGGTACTGGAACAGAGTGCCACAGTCGGGGAAGTGGCCACAGCTTTGAATGCGCTCGGTGTGAAGCCGCGGGATCTGATCGGCATTTTTCAGGCCTT is drawn from Candidatus Neomarinimicrobiota bacterium and contains these coding sequences:
- a CDS encoding flagellar basal body P-ring protein FlgI translates to MIKRFISIIALMVFSVQIIAAPSRIKDVAKVVGLSDLQVIGYGLVIGLDGTGDRNLQTARIATQSLTNMLERFGLTVSPEQLRLRNVAAVMVTANVPPFIQQGTQIDATVSSIGDATSLEGGTLLITPLTAPNGNVYSQAQGPVTVGGFSVGSGMGDRVKKNHTLVGRVVRGATMLRGRRVNYVNNNSVSLAINDPDFSTALNISDRINAYFEEAVAEPVDQATIQVQFPEAGGDINPVSFVAVLETLEVDVDAPARVVINERTGTIVVGTNVRLSAAAISHGSITIEIQQRPLISQPAPFSPQGQTAVVPDAQIQVNEEGDEDEPAVKVLEQSATVGEVATALNALGVKPRDLIGIFQALKTAGSLQAELVIM
- a CDS encoding flagellar basal body L-ring protein FlgH; translated protein: MIRKIFPIAVMLLTGVGLLGQSLNSLYTDHKARQPGDLITVLIMEFAEGENQAQTETESEDEAAVSLSQGTGFLGFIPEAGAGGSISNSYSGSGSNSRTGSLSGKITVRIDSIMPGGTYWISGQRIIDVNKEKQIMQLREMVRPRDIQPDNTVYSYLVADAEITYEGRGVVAAGHKPGIIRRILNWLF